The Anabaena sp. WA102 genome contains a region encoding:
- a CDS encoding RRXRR domain-containing protein, which translates to MRVPVISVDNTPLMPTKPSRARRWIKDGKAIGKFDKLGIFYVQLLAEPSNTETQEIVIGLDPGKLFSGIAVQSKKFTLQMLHLVLPFKTVKDRMEQRSMMRRNRRGRRINRKLSFNVRNHRQARLDNRRGSKLPPSIRANKDLEYRVISLLLQLYPIKTIVIEEVEARGNKGFSPVMVGQRYQISRLSKLTNVVLKKGWETSNLRKHLGLHKEKSDKSLQIPETHAVDAVTLACSEFVKYQTWKGAKNHGASWVGGVDVTESQFTIVRRPPISRRQLHLMTFSKGGNRRKYGGSTTRHGFRKGDFVEASQGNKTFFGWVSGDTEKQVSVSDANWKRLGQCTVKKVKLIRRSTGLITTAVKTARVASLSALK; encoded by the coding sequence ATGCGAGTACCCGTAATTTCAGTAGACAATACGCCATTAATGCCAACTAAACCAAGTCGAGCAAGACGATGGATCAAAGATGGTAAAGCAATCGGCAAATTCGACAAACTTGGCATTTTCTATGTCCAGTTATTAGCCGAACCAAGTAATACCGAAACGCAAGAAATAGTTATTGGTTTAGATCCTGGTAAACTTTTTTCAGGTATAGCGGTTCAATCCAAAAAGTTCACCTTGCAGATGCTACATTTAGTTTTGCCATTCAAAACAGTCAAAGACCGGATGGAGCAACGATCAATGATGCGACGTAATAGGCGCGGAAGGCGAATCAATAGGAAACTGTCTTTCAATGTCCGTAATCATCGCCAAGCAAGACTTGATAATCGTCGTGGCTCAAAATTGCCTCCAAGTATTAGGGCAAACAAAGATTTAGAATATAGAGTAATTAGTTTACTCCTCCAACTTTATCCAATTAAAACTATTGTTATTGAAGAGGTTGAAGCACGCGGTAATAAAGGCTTTAGTCCCGTTATGGTTGGTCAAAGATACCAAATTAGCCGACTATCAAAACTTACAAATGTCGTTTTGAAGAAGGGCTGGGAAACATCAAACCTTCGTAAGCATCTGGGATTGCATAAAGAAAAATCCGATAAATCTTTGCAAATACCAGAAACGCACGCTGTTGATGCAGTAACGTTAGCTTGCTCTGAATTTGTTAAATACCAGACATGGAAAGGAGCTAAAAATCATGGTGCATCTTGGGTAGGAGGCGTAGATGTCACTGAATCCCAATTCACTATTGTGCGTCGCCCACCAATTAGCCGGAGGCAATTACATTTAATGACCTTTAGTAAAGGTGGTAATCGTCGGAAATATGGTGGATCTACAACTCGTCATGGATTTAGAAAAGGTGACTTTGTGGAAGCAAGTCAGGGCAATAAAACATTCTTTGGTTGGGTTAGTGGAGATACTGAAAAACAAGTCTCTGTCAGTGACGCTAATTGGAAAAGACTAGGACAATGCACTGTTAAAAAAGTTAAGTTGATACGAAGATCAACAGGTCTAATTACCACTGCGGTTAAAACCGCCCGTGTCGCTTCCCTCTCAGCACTAAAGTGA